In Gimesia panareensis, the genomic window GCCTGACGAAAATCCCAGCAGGTGTGAATGTTGCGGTCCTGCAGTTTGCGTTCGCTCCGCCGACCGATGCCGCAGAGTTCTCCGACCGGCTGAGAACGCAGGAAACTTTCGCAGTTCTCCCGGTCGACGATGTGCACGCCGAACGGTTTTCCGGCATCGCTGCCCAGCTTGGCCAGGGCCCGGGAGGGGGCGATGCCGATGGAAACGGGGACGCCCACTTCATCCTGGACGAGCGTCTGCAGGGCCCGGGTGGCGTCTGGCAGGGGGAGCTGAAAGTAGCGCTGGAGTTCGCTGGCGTCGAAGAACATTTCATCGATGCTGTAGTATTCGACGCGGGGGCTGACGGTTTTGAGCAGATCGAGAAGCCGCCGGGAAATGACTTCGTACCAGCGGAAATCGCGTTTGACGAAGACGGCGTGCGGGCAGAGTTTCTTGGCTTCCCAGATGGGGTGCCCGGTCTTGACGCCATAGGATTTGAGTTCGTAACTCTTGGCGATGACGCAGGCTCCCTGGTTGCCCAGTACGCCGCAGGGGACGCCACGCAGTGTGTAAGATCTTACTCTTTCACAGCTTACGTAGAAGCAGTCCGAATCGATATGTCCAATCAAGCTAGTGCCCATGCGGGCATGGTATCAAAGCTTTTATGGAATACTACTGAACAGTATTCGGGTTTTTCTCAGCGGGACTCCGGGGAGGTGCTGCTGCGTAAAAAGCCGAATCAGACTCAGCCGTGATGTGTTTCGAAGGTGTCTGCAGACGCCAGTCTCCAGAGTTTATTGTAAATGGGATAGGGGCAGTCTTCGAGCAGTTCGCCCGGTTTGAGGAAATCGAAGGCTTCGAAGTAAGAGAGTACTTCGGTCCGTCTCGGGCGGAGGTAGATGTGCCAGGGACGTAATTCACTGGGGTGGTCCAGGCCGGCGGCAGCGATGACTTCGGTCAGTGCTTCCATCGTATTGTGATGGAAATTATAGGCGCGTTCGGTTTTGTCCGGTACGACGAGAGCCCGCTGGCGTCCCGGGTCCTGAGTGGCGACACCGACGGGGCATTCATTGGAATGGCAGGTTTGTGCCTGAATGCAGCCAACCGACATCATGAATCCCCGGGCAGCGTTACACCAGTCGGCACCAATGGCCAGGCAGCGGGCCAGTGTGAAAGCGGAACTGACTTTACCGGCGGCGGCGATTTTGATTTTGTCTCTGAGGTTGCAGCCGACGAGTGCGTTGTGCACGAAGATCAGCCCGGTTTTTAAAGGCATGCCCATGTTATCGGAAAATTCCAGGGGAGCTGCCCCGGTGCCGCCTTCACCACCATCGACGGTGATGAAATCGGGGAGGATGCCGGTCTGCATCATCGCTTTACAGATACAGAGGAATTCACTGGGATGCCCGATGCAGAGTTTGAAGCCGACCGGTTTGCCGCCAGACAGTTCCCGCAACTTGCCGATGTATTCACAGAGTTCAATGGGGGTGGAATAAGTGGAGTGTCCGGGGGGTGAAATGCAGTCTTCGCCCATGGGCACCTTACGGGTAGATGCGATCTCAGGGGTGATTTTGGCAGCAGGGAGCACGCCCCCATGACCGGGCTTGGCACCTTGGGAAATTTTGAGCTCGATCATTTTGATGGACTCATGGGCCGCCTGTTCCTGAAACAGATCGGGGTTAAAAGTTCCATCGGAATTACGACAGCCGAAGTAGCCGGTACCAATCTGCCAGACGAGGTCGCCCCCCGGTTTGAGGTGATAGGGGCTGACGCCACCTTCGCCGGTACAATGATAGAAATTTCCTTTTTTGGCCCCTCCATTCAGAGCCAGAATTGCATTCGCGGAGAGGGCTCCGAAGCTCATGGCGGAAATATTCAGGATGGAGCAGGAATAGGGGTGTTTGCACTCCGGACCTCCCACTGTTGTGCGAAACAGTTCTTTGGACCGTGGGCGGGGAGCCATCGAGTGGTTGAGCCATTCGTATTCGTCGCCGTAGACATCGAGTTCGGTGCCGAAGGGTTTGAGGCCGTCGATGTTTTTGGAGCGTTCGTAAATCAGGGAGCGTTCGTCGTTGTTGAAGGGACGCCCGTCGATATTGCTTTCGATGAAGTACTGGTGGATTTCGGGGCGAATCATCTCAAACATGAATCGCAGGTGGGCGATGATCGGATAATTACGGGTGATGCTGTGGCGGGTCTGGACAAGGTCCCAGACTCCCAGCAGGGAGAGGGGAGCCAGCACGATCAGGGGCCAGTAGAACCAGGGATCAACGGCAAGACCGAGGATGAATGACAACAGGGTCAGCAGCACAACCAGAATGAAAGGCAGGTATCTCATGTCATTGACCAGTCAGGTACGAGAAGAAAGGCATTGAAAAATTGTTGAACCCGGAGTCTGCTCAGGGAGAGTCCCCGTTCAGGATGGGTTGATCCTGGTCCACTCCCCGGGTTAACAGGAAATCCACAATCAGGTGCAGTTCATCAGAACTGATGGAACTGGCAAAAGCCGGCATGTTATGTCCGCCATTGTTGATGCGGATGATCAGGTCATCGCGGGTGAGCAGCTTGCCGATTTCGGTCAGTTCGGGACCGCGGTGACCGCCGTAGCCGCTAATGTCATGACAGTAGAGGCAGCCCTTGATGTGCATCAGTTTTGCCCCTTGCATGAGGGGGCCCTGATCGGTGCCGACGACGGAAGCGGGTAATTCTTTGACGCCGAAATCGGGCGACCAGGGTT contains:
- a CDS encoding DNA polymerase Y family protein, which gives rise to MIGHIDSDCFYVSCERVRSYTLRGVPCGVLGNQGACVIAKSYELKSYGVKTGHPIWEAKKLCPHAVFVKRDFRWYEVISRRLLDLLKTVSPRVEYYSIDEMFFDASELQRYFQLPLPDATRALQTLVQDEVGVPVSIGIAPSRALAKLGSDAGKPFGVHIVDRENCESFLRSQPVGELCGIGRRSERKLQDRNIHTCWDFRQADRLLIRDLLTIKGEALWWELRGDAVTPIQTSRPPHKAIARGGSCGGKTSDPERIRAWAVRNIERLIEALDHHRVYARHISLQIDANKTALWLGRTPLAVPSASFRTIYDAVMPMLSAAPKDHLVSHMHIIAENLVWRDRIQKSLFFEDAQSPLDELKRNINQKLGRFAIRSAETLPLHEIYHDTTHNYDICDVSGKMCF
- a CDS encoding FMN-binding glutamate synthase family protein, translated to MRYLPFILVVLLTLLSFILGLAVDPWFYWPLIVLAPLSLLGVWDLVQTRHSITRNYPIIAHLRFMFEMIRPEIHQYFIESNIDGRPFNNDERSLIYERSKNIDGLKPFGTELDVYGDEYEWLNHSMAPRPRSKELFRTTVGGPECKHPYSCSILNISAMSFGALSANAILALNGGAKKGNFYHCTGEGGVSPYHLKPGGDLVWQIGTGYFGCRNSDGTFNPDLFQEQAAHESIKMIELKISQGAKPGHGGVLPAAKITPEIASTRKVPMGEDCISPPGHSTYSTPIELCEYIGKLRELSGGKPVGFKLCIGHPSEFLCICKAMMQTGILPDFITVDGGEGGTGAAPLEFSDNMGMPLKTGLIFVHNALVGCNLRDKIKIAAAGKVSSAFTLARCLAIGADWCNAARGFMMSVGCIQAQTCHSNECPVGVATQDPGRQRALVVPDKTERAYNFHHNTMEALTEVIAAAGLDHPSELRPWHIYLRPRRTEVLSYFEAFDFLKPGELLEDCPYPIYNKLWRLASADTFETHHG